The sequence CCTTACCCTTTTAAATTAAACTTCATTTCAAAAGAAGAAAACAGGAATAGAGAGGAAAGTGAAGTTTTAAATTTGATGAATAGAAGGCTTCTATATATTCTCGATGAAAAACTCTCCGATATTGGCAATGGTAATTTAAATATATTAGTTGGGCATATCCCTGTTTCAGAAGGAGAGGTTGGCTTTGAGAAGTATATAAACATTACAAGTGAAATACCACTCTCCATTGAAGAACTTGATAGAATTAATATTAGTTATTTTGCCTTGGGCCATTTACATAAACACCAGATTATAAGAAGCAAAAAATACGAGCATGTATTTGTTTATCCAGGTTCACTTGATAGGTTAGACTTTGGTGATGAAGACGATGAGAAAGGTTTCTATTTTGTTGAAGTTGAACCCTCAAAAGAGCCATATTTGGAGTTTATAAAAAATCCTTTTGCAAGGGAATTTTACACAATAGAGATACAAAACGAGAATTCCTTTAAAAGCGTTGATATGGAGAAAGTTAAAAGGTCAATCACGCGTCTTTTAATAAAAGGCGATTTATTTGAAGAACACATGCTTTCTAAGTTTATTGAAATTGTAAAAAAAGAGGCGTATTCGTTTGCATATATTGACGACAGAAGGGAAGGAAACATTCCTATAAGGGATTTTGTATCAAAAGCTATCAATCCAATTGAATCACTTATAGAATACATTGATAAGTCGCCAAACGAGGATATAAAAAAACTTAAAAATAAAATCATTGAAGAAGCAAAAATTATATTTGAGGAGATTAATGAAGCGTAGAGGTCTTGCAAATATCGTAATTGTTTTAACTTGCCTTGCAATCATTTTTGACTCCCTTGTTTTACTTTCGGGACAAGAGAATCCAACATCAACCGTTCTTAGGGCAAAATTCATTGAAGTATCAAAGAAATACAATATTCCATCGGTTATACTTATGGGTATTGCCTATACGGAATCAGGCTTTAGACAGTTTGATTTAAGTGGTAATCCTATAATCCACACAAATAGCAATGGTTCAATTGATATTGGTATCATGCAGATTAATTCTACAGGTCGCTCTGACATTGAGCGATTAAAAAATGATGTATTTTACAATATTGAAGTTGGAGCAAAAATTTTAGATAACAAATGGAAAATTACACCCCCAATTGGTGATTCTGATAGAAACATTTTAGAAAATTGGTACTATGCAATTTGGGCATACAACGGCTTTTCTTATATAAATCATCCGTTAAATCCAGAAGGTAGGCACTACCAAGATAAAGTTATTGATAACATTGCAAAACTTATCATAGGTGATGATGGGCAACCTCTATGGGCACCTGTTACCATAACAAAACCAGACCCTAAACTAATTGCTAATCCTCCTCAGTATATTGATACGCCTACTCCATACCATTTTGCCGACCTTTATGAGAACCTAACCGATAATGCAAGGATTATACAGGCAAATACAGGATTAAAGTTCTCTACAAAACATGAAGCGCATATCCAGTTTCTCGTGCAAAACGTAGGCACTTCAACTTGGACTTCTACCATATTCTCTAAGCCTTACTCTGCTAAAGTCACATTAAC is a genomic window of Caldisericaceae bacterium containing:
- a CDS encoding exonuclease SbcCD subunit D, with product MRFLHLADLHLGFPLREDESKFDFFKSLNFVVEKAKEYEVDVVLIAGDVFHERSPNAKFQSVFSSFVKELMVNKIPVLIITGNHEGPSFRGKNIHLDVYDNLKLPSVYVSKISEVVTINGANFITLPYPFKLNFISKEENRNREESEVLNLMNRRLLYILDEKLSDIGNGNLNILVGHIPVSEGEVGFEKYINITSEIPLSIEELDRINISYFALGHLHKHQIIRSKKYEHVFVYPGSLDRLDFGDEDDEKGFYFVEVEPSKEPYLEFIKNPFAREFYTIEIQNENSFKSVDMEKVKRSITRLLIKGDLFEEHMLSKFIEIVKKEAYSFAYIDDRREGNIPIRDFVSKAINPIESLIEYIDKSPNEDIKKLKNKIIEEAKIIFEEINEA
- a CDS encoding lytic transglycosylase domain-containing protein, whose protein sequence is MKRRGLANIVIVLTCLAIIFDSLVLLSGQENPTSTVLRAKFIEVSKKYNIPSVILMGIAYTESGFRQFDLSGNPIIHTNSNGSIDIGIMQINSTGRSDIERLKNDVFYNIEVGAKILDNKWKITPPIGDSDRNILENWYYAIWAYNGFSYINHPLNPEGRHYQDKVIDNIAKLIIGDDGQPLWAPVTITKPDPKLIANPPQYIDTPTPYHFADLYENLTDNARIIQANTGLKFSTKHEAHIQFLVQNVGTSTWTSTIFSKPYSAKVTLTNGSIKVEKTFPITRNVQPGEVLLLDFPISISVQGNYQATLEFFNEDNSFGQKVLTSFTFDDFDIEDLNSTNLEVSN